One Nonomuraea angiospora DNA segment encodes these proteins:
- a CDS encoding transposase — protein MMESMGKKKPRPRCSFTREFKAEIVELCQRGDRSVGQVAKDFDLTETAVRQWIRQAEVDAGQRDGLTSSERQELEALRRENRRLREDVDVLKRATAFFAKETR, from the coding sequence ATGATGGAGAGCATGGGGAAGAAGAAGCCGCGTCCTCGCTGCTCGTTCACGCGGGAGTTCAAAGCCGAGATCGTCGAGCTGTGCCAGCGTGGTGACCGCTCGGTCGGTCAGGTGGCCAAGGACTTCGATCTGACCGAGACCGCGGTGCGCCAGTGGATCCGCCAGGCCGAGGTCGACGCCGGGCAGCGGGACGGGCTGACCAGCAGCGAACGCCAGGAACTGGAGGCGTTGCGGCGGGAGAATCGGCGGCTGCGCGAGGACGTCGACGTCCTCAAGCGAGCGACAGCTTTCTTCGCCAAGGAGACCCGGTGA
- a CDS encoding tyrosine-type recombinase/integrase, with amino-acid sequence MALDAETATTLRAHRQRQLQERLATGEAWKDTGFVFTQSDGDRLHPQHVTDQFLWLAYLAGLPPVRLHDLRHGAASLMLAAGVEMKVVQETLGHTSSSFTADTYTSVFPEVAMAAAEKTAALLLAEEEDREEPGEVIPLRA; translated from the coding sequence ATCGCCCTGGACGCCGAAACCGCCACAACGCTGCGTGCCCACCGGCAGCGGCAGCTCCAGGAACGGCTGGCCACTGGCGAGGCGTGGAAGGACACCGGGTTCGTCTTCACCCAATCGGATGGGGATCGGCTGCATCCGCAGCATGTCACCGACCAGTTCCTGTGGCTGGCCTACCTCGCCGGCCTGCCACCCGTCCGCCTCCATGATCTCCGCCACGGCGCCGCCTCGCTGATGCTGGCCGCCGGGGTAGAGATGAAGGTCGTGCAGGAGACGCTGGGGCACACCTCCAGTTCCTTCACGGCCGACACCTACACCTCGGTCTTCCCCGAGGTGGCGATGGCGGCCGCGGAGAAGACCGCAGCACTGCTGCTCGCCGAGGAGGAGGACCGGGAGGAGCCGGGAGAGGTGATCCCGCTGCGGGCCTGA